The genome window GTTCGCCCATGCAACGGACAGATCGCAGGATGCCCTTCACACGCAAACGCCTGACCATCGATGACTGCGTGCTCGGAACCGGCCAGCACATGGCCGCCGTGGCTGTGGGCGTCGCCTTCGACGATGAATGCACGGCTCATGGCGTGGCCTTCTTGTCGCGCAAAAGGTCGTCGAACGGATGCTTTCCATTTTGAGCTGCGGCGGCTTTGCTGGCCTCGTCCGGTGGGCTGACCATCACGATGCCGGCATAGCCATCCGGGGTCAGGTTGACGGTGGCACTGGTGCGTCCATCGTCGTAACCGGAGACGATACCCAGAGCGATCTGCACCAACGCCGAGCTCACACCGGTATTGCCCAGCCGCCGGCCGATGTCGTAGCCCTGGTGCTTATCGTCCAGTTCGATGCCCTCGGCGTTCTCATGCAGCGCCTGGGTCAGGGGGATGACCCATTCGCGATCCAAGCTGGTGTCGTAGAACACACGCGTTGGCTTGGCATCTTCCGGTAGTGCCGACACCGCTTGCGCCCAACCCTTGCGCAGCGCCTCCACCTGCGCGGTACGCTTGATTGGCTTTCCCTGCTCGTCGGTCAAGGGCACATGCACCGGGCGATGCAGGTAGCCCAGCAACGGCGACTCGTCGAACTGCTGCACCTGCCAGCGCGCCCAGCGTACCGGCAGATACGCGCTGGGCTTGAACTCACCCGGACCCTTGTTGCTGATCTGCTTCCACAACTCGGGCAGTTGCGCAATCCACCAATCGGCTTTCATGGTGCCGGGTGGATAGTCCGAGGCGTAGTGCTTCTCTGCTGCCAGCTTGCGGTAATACGCATCGAAGCTGCCTTCCTCTTGCGAATCCGACTTATCCCAGAAGAAATTCCACAATTTGATGATGTCGTACTGCGCGTCGTCCTTGTTGATGCCATCGTCCACATCGACCGCATACGGGCGCACCAACCTGTCTACCCGATCGCTGCGTGCCACCAATAGCGCAGTCATGCTGTTGGGCAGTAGCGGAACATGGACACCAGCGGGTCGCTCTGGCATTCCAGGTGATTTCCAGCCATATCGGTCTGCTTCAGAGTCACTGCTAACCAATAGCACTTCCGGCACATCAGGATGTTGGTCGAAGAACTGGAACAGCCGCTCCAGCGTGGCCTGCGCACTCACCACGTTAGCGTCATCTTGCCAAAGAAACAGCGTCAGCCCGAGGCTTTCGGACTGCCTGTTGAGTGCAATCTCGTTGGCCATGGTGCTTCCATCGTTGATCGTCGTTGGCGGCCCTAGAATGATCACCGGCAACGGCCAACGCTCCACCGCCTGCTTGGCCGCGTATCCGAAAGCAGCACTGGCTGCCATACTCGCACTGCCAATTCGCGTGTTTGGGTCGTAGTCCTTCGGGTCTTTCGACAACACTGAAACGTAGTTGTCGTCCTTGTCTTTGAACAACCTCCACGTGTCCTCCTGGTAATAGCGATCTACGGCTAACCCCAGGCCGCGCACTTC of Xanthomonas translucens pv. cerealis contains these proteins:
- a CDS encoding PAAR domain-containing protein, which encodes MSRAFIVEGDAHSHGGHVLAGSEHAVIDGQAFACEGHPAICPLHGRTHIASASSHLNIHGRRAALDGDTLACGATLIAGRQDRAKHK
- a CDS encoding type VI lipase adapter Tla3 domain-containing protein, with product MSAFQRPGILRYVLMWLGALLAWVALILFIYYRQWQSTGVEGSGLGNDIRNGVLAITALVGFAFGGHWLWKVRSAVAKQPAAMASAQATAATAATPHGRMLAGEGERYVLEVRGLGLAVDRYYQEDTWRLFKDKDDNYVSVLSKDPKDYDPNTRIGSASMAASAAFGYAAKQAVERWPLPVIILGPPTTINDGSTMANEIALNRQSESLGLTLFLWQDDANVVSAQATLERLFQFFDQHPDVPEVLLVSSDSEADRYGWKSPGMPERPAGVHVPLLPNSMTALLVARSDRVDRLVRPYAVDVDDGINKDDAQYDIIKLWNFFWDKSDSQEEGSFDAYYRKLAAEKHYASDYPPGTMKADWWIAQLPELWKQISNKGPGEFKPSAYLPVRWARWQVQQFDESPLLGYLHRPVHVPLTDEQGKPIKRTAQVEALRKGWAQAVSALPEDAKPTRVFYDTSLDREWVIPLTQALHENAEGIELDDKHQGYDIGRRLGNTGVSSALVQIALGIVSGYDDGRTSATVNLTPDGYAGIVMVSPPDEASKAAAAQNGKHPFDDLLRDKKATP